A region of the Esox lucius isolate fEsoLuc1 chromosome 10, fEsoLuc1.pri, whole genome shotgun sequence genome:
CATTAGGTTAATGCTCTTCTTCCTCTAGCTCCCCGTCCTGTCTCCCCTTCCCCCACTCCATCCCACTGTAACACTCTCCCTTTTGCCTCTACCCTCTACCTCCCCCTACctccccctctgcctccccctacctccccctctacctcaccctacctccccctctacctcacCCTACCTACCCCTCTACCTCACCCTACCTCCCCCTCTGCCTAACCCAatttccccttctctctgtaCCCCCCCTCACACGCTACCTCTATCACCCCTTATTTCCCCATTTCCCACTACCTCCCCCTacctccccctctacctcacccaacctccccatctccctctatCCCCCACCTCCCCTTCTACCGCCCCCTAATTTCATATttccctctacctccccctacctccccctctacctcccctctACCTCACCTGACCTCCCCATATCCCTTTACCTCCCCCTCTACcgctccccctccctctaaaTCAATAGCCCTTCTTCCTCTCCCATTTCTTTCTCACTTGTGTCTTCTCTCTTGTACTCTGGCTCTTTCTTTCAGCCTTTTTCACTTCTTCATTCTCCCACAGGATTCCCGCTCCTTTTGATTTAATAGCACttcccccatcctcccctccctctctatttccatctctctgacttcccctctcttttcctttctcccttcccttcctctctttcctcctctctctatctctccatttcCTTCCCTCTTCCCTTTCCCCTCTTGTTAATTAAATTAGCAGTTCCAGATGTGAGAATGATTCATTTCTGTCTAAAGTGTCCTGGTGACCACAGAACCCATGACAGGATATGTAAAGTAATGAATAGCAGTGGGAATCCTCAACAATGACTTTGTCTCCAGACTTACCAGACAGCAGGGacttttagaaaatgttcacaAGACTCCGGTTATATTGATCAAACCTGATCGATACAAACTGGCACAGTACATACCATGGCAAATGGTATAACGATTCAGGTGGCATTAGAACACATTCTACACAGGTGTATTCACCTCTTACCGTACACAGTACGGAGCCTGTGGTGTGAAGGGGACTATTATATATTCAACAAAGCATTGACTACTAAACATGACTATAACTATGTCTAGGCATCAGAAATTGCCAATATGTATATCTTGGGTTATTTCTGTGTAAAATAACGTTAAATTTTTTACGTTAACCACATAACAAATGGAGTGCATTGTGACTGGGATAAAGGCACTTGAGTTGTCAAGCACTTGTTGAGCTGTGTGGACATTGTATTTGTCAGTGTCCATGCATGTGTCTCTTCACAGCCAACATCTAGCTGCTAAACGAGCCAACCTTTTTGATGGAAATAATCTGTCTCCACTCTACTGCCAGAGGGTCAGCCACTTCAAGGCAAACCCCACCCCTATACCATACCTGTTTCTATACTGCTTCAATGTACATTAATAAGACTTGGTTTGAATGCTCCAAGTGCGTGGCATAGCGGCCTACTGGACTATCTCTGAACTATTGCCCAATACCCCTTTAAAAAGAATAAAGCAAAAGGTATTCTatttcatctttgtctctgtcattcAAGAGGAGTCATATGGTTGAGTTAAgcatgtttcttttttacattactTGGTGTAAATCAAGGTAATTAAAAGGTAATTAAGGCAATTAAAAAGAGATGTTCTGtatgatgcaaaaaaaaattatatacaatGCAACTGTCTTTCTGATTACAAATTAAATTGTTAGACATTTCTGACAAGATTTTGACGAGAAACAGTCCCCTGATGAATACGATTCAATTAAATAGTTTCTTTATGATCTGAATAATTTCTTGCTTTGTTGTAAAACTGCTTTTAGGATGTAGGCCTACGTAGAAGTCTTAACAACCTCAGTGCGTCATATGACAAACTCCTTCTGATTCATTCCTAAAAGGTGAACAATAAGCCGAGTGGGTCACGAGGGGAACATTTAAAGTAGTAATATCGACGTATGCAAAATACTCCAACGGATGTTAGTCATCACACAGCTCGGAGGACGTACCTGTCACGCATTTGCTTAATTGATTTAAAGCGAATTAAGACAGCTGTCACCCTCTCATCCCTTGCTATATAACCAAGTGCAGAACAACTGAGTGTTCAAGAAGACGCGACAGGACCAAAGTGAGACAGAGCGCGCGGAGTGGAGCAGAGAAAAAGGTTGTAACGAAGGAAGGAACATATTTTTGCGCACGCTTAGGGTGCTTTCTGGAGAGGAAAGGATACCAATTTCCATACGAGTAAAGCTGTCAAAAGGCAATAGTGAGGGGataaaaccatttaaaaaatctgttgaatatatgtttttttacttttgaaaatCGAAGGAAGAAGACTTTTAGGGCTAAATAGTTGCGCGCAACAGATTGCTGCATCATGAAATTACTTCTACCGATTGTGATAGCTTTTCTTGCTATTGCCCAAGTTTTTTGTGAAGAAATTGGTCCAAAAGAAGATCTTGATTATTGGACGAACAATGAAATAACGGTAGGCACTATTTCATATtagaagaaaatattattttcttgttaGAATAACCTATTAaacgatatatatatatttttcccgtTGATTTCATTACTAgtgcattttaaacaatttgtATGACATTTTTGTATGCCCATgtatgtaaattattattttgttcaccGAGTTTGAGCATGTATAGGCCGTATCACAGATTTGGGCCTATAAAGACTAAACTTTATTCTTATGGAGTATGTATCGGGATACGGAGTATATATCGGGTGAAAGATTAATTCAGTGAGCATAAGGTATAAGCTATTATTACTGTTGCCCCAGACTGAAGCGCCATTCGCATGTAGCGCACGTTCTCACTTGACATTGCGGGTTGGGTGCCTGCCAAGTCTCTGGGGTCTCTTGAACCTTTCTTACAAAATGCAGTCAGATTTGGAACATTAATCTGAAACTGTATATGATTATTGCCGCGTTCCAAAGGCTACGCAGGGCGTTTTAACAACGCTGGTATGCTATTCAGATAAGAATGGAACCAACCGACTTGGCATGTCTTGGATAACTGATGGGCACTCTAAAGCGCGTAGCGCAATTAGCGGTTACTGTCGTTTGGTAACCTTAGGAATAATTCGTACTCGAAAAATAGAACCCTGTTAGATAGAAATAAGATCGAATATGAAAGTTCATTGTCTTATATTGATTGAAAATGCAACATCATTTCCAATGATGTGGTATTTTACGCAGATCtaaaaaatactgtatacatattGGCTATAATGTACAAGTCTGTATTTCTCCTACACTACACTCTAATGTTCCATTAATTGGATTTCCTTCCTTGTGCAGGACGAGTGGCTGTCATCTGACCCGTTCAGAGAGATACTGCGGAGAATGACGCGGAAACCGCGACCACATCAGTTCTTCGGCCTGATGGGGAAACGCTCTTCTGGTAAGACGTGTGCTTCCTCGCGTCTCGGCATGTCCCCATCCATCATACTAAATAAGACAATTATTGATGTGAAATGGaattaaatataatgaaatgAATAATTTATGCCCTCACTCGTTGGTCATTCACGTTATTAACAAGTTCAtaaattaagtaaaataaattacattatagGCCTACATTAACTATAGGCCTACATTGATTTAAGTTTTTTCCCTTTCTTCCATCAGCAAATGCCCAGATAACCCGGAAAAGTAAGTTATAAACTCATAAAGAACTTAATTCATAttgcagaacatttcccaattGTTCATGACTAGCGGAAAATTATGATTTCTCCAGTTATACTTATActtttttctgacattttactgagggaaagacACTGATCTAAACTGATTGAGTGTGAGCAGGCTGTGTATTGGACAGGCAAGGCTGGGGAACAATGTGAGGTCAATACACAAGTAATAATGTTGTTAACTCACACTGGAAAAGGTGTGATAAATAATGACATTTGATGACATTATCATGGCATGAGTAGGAGGGATAAGGGATAGAGGGAGTGGCTGATCTCAAACATTGCCATTGAGTCTCCCTAGCTTCCACTTAGCTCCAATTTAGGTATAAAGAGTCAGTTAAAAGAGGGgaccatgagagagagagagaaacaggcaaGAGCGAGAGGTTGTTGCTCCATACCTTCTGTTCAGTCAATCAGGCATTTCTTTATAGAATTCCCTACTCCGACACTGGAAGCTTCAATCTCAGAATAAATGAATGTATCTGACACTACTGTACATCACTCATCattagaggaagagagataccgggagagaaagagagggatgtgatgggaggcagagagaaatatagatagagagagagggatgtgaaGAGGAAGAGCGTAAGCGAGAAAAGAGAGAGTCCTTGAATCAAGGACCCAAGGACATGAATTATTTAAATCCGATTGGTTACGCTGATGATGGAAAGATGGACCCAAGCATCTTACCCTTCCATTTCCACAATGGATAATATAATCTACACAGTGTAAAGTATACTATATAGATCATACATGATGCACACATTATAACAGACAGtggaaaatacagaaatgctgGGCCAAGCATTTACAATGCCTGGAGGGAACACTGAAAAATGTCACTGACTAGGGAATCAGTCTGGAGTGCAACTAAGTTGCCCATGATGTCATCATCCAATTTTGATAATCCTGATTCCAGTCATCTAGGATGGAAATATTGAAGCATTGAATTGGCAGGAGGGgaaccccaccccacccccccaccccatacGCGTAAATGCACACACTTCCTTCCCATCTCCCAACTCGTTCACCTCTGATACAGTATTCCATTAGGGTGATTGACACAGGCTGACAGAGACTCCGGTCCTCCTGTGACGCGAATGTTCCCACAGGTCGTGCATCCTGTGTCCTCCCACGAAAACCAGAAGCCTAATGTCCTAAATACAACCCGTCAATCACTAGGTCAAGGAAACCGAGTCCGTCCGTCACTATACACAAGACTAGAGACACGAGTGGAAGGCTAGATATTATTTATTGACACTGTGTATCTATGAGGTGTTAATGGCGTTGGTAGCTACTATCTCCTGAAAAGGTATAACGGAGGGTTTtgcctctttttctttcttttcttatgTCTGCAGTTATACACTCAGCATGTATTTTACCGCTCACTGACTAACATCAAGTGTCAATAATATTGTCAGTTACGAACTCACCTTTTTCTTCTGCACACTTTCATCACTGTGGTCGAACAACGTGCCCTGCATTACTCATTGTTTTAAATAGCATTGTCATTGGTATTAGCTGTTGAACGATGAAAcatcttttttttccccttctcccTTCTGTTCTCTTTCAGGGCATAAAATTAACTCTTTTGTTGGACTGATGGGCAAGAGGAGCCGGGACGAACCTGGTAAGGACCCACTGTAATAGCTTTCTTCATTCCAAAGAGTCAAACTGAGACTGAAATTGACAATCTGGCAAGACAATGTACTGATATTTACAAGCTGTCTTTTAAACTGTAGATTCACATGAGTGGAGAGCACTACAAAACTACGACAAGCGCCGTTAACTGGTTGGTCTGTCCTCAGTCTCCTGCTATTGGTCCGCTTCTCATCCAGGCATTCCGTACGAAGATTGGAAGTGGTGTCTGAGCCAAGTTTTATTttatccaaaatatatttattattggtCAAACTTATTGTACGTCTATCgtaataaaatgtctgttttcacaTTGTGGTGATGTACATGTACTGTACCTGACTGCCAATTATATATGGAAGAGGGGATGAAATGATTATTCAAGAGAATGATCTGTATAAGATTGCAATGTTCCCAGGTTTTTCAGAAATCCCAGTCAAATATTGGAATCAGAAGGAAAATCATAAGCAGGATATATCCGGAATCCTCTAATCAAGCCTTTTGGAAAACTTGGAAATTTTGGGTGAATCTGAGGAATTTTGCAACCTTAGATCTGATacccaaatgtatttaaaaaacattgttctgTCACAGTATTATTACCATCACCATATCATATGTTTCAGAAATACTGTTGTCATGGACCATTAATGCAAAGCTCTACCCCAGGGTATGTAGAAAATTGCACTGCCAATCCCACTGTCTAGTGCCTCATAACTGTTTAAATCACAACTGATTGTGCTGTaaataaatcacacacacatgcacacacactgatacaaaAGACATGCTGGTCTATCAGAGCGTGCTCTCATTTCAAGTGACTGTAAATTCAACTGTCATGTTGATGAAACCGTATGGTAAAACATGACAGGATACGTGTGTGATTGTGGCTTGGTATattaaaactattttctttATTGGTTGAACTTTACTTTCTACCTTTCCTCAGTAGGAATATGTCGAGAAACAAAAAGGAATTGTGGGAACAAGTATTGCATGGTGGGCCTTCTGTGGACATTAAGGGTAATAGACAGCCTTAGAAAATCCACAATGCCTCCCATAATCCACCAAGTGATCCCACACTCATCCAAGGACAGCCATATCACCAGAATGTTTTCAGTAACAGACTTATGATGAggacacacacaatacaataaCAATACTATGGGTACTGATCTTGCTTTAATTATTGTTGGAATCTGCAAGTTAGAACCAATCACAGTAGTTACAGACCATAATGTAATTTAGAGATTTAATGTTTCATAGATTTCCATCAGTCTAAATGGGTCATGAAGGAGAAGTTGAAGTGCTGTCAATGCAACATGGTTACCCAGCACATTACACTAGCAGGGTAGTGCGATGTCTTTGTTTAAATAATTCAACCACGCACCAAAGGATCGATGCTGTTTCCAGAATTATATTCAATCTGTTACACACTCTGTTGTTATCTCAATGACACATACTTATGCAAGCTCTGAAGTGTAGTTCcttcacacaacacacacaagtgcacacacacacagcacacacacacacacacgcacacacttggTTTTATTTCATTGCTACGAAATAAGAAATATCATGGTCTCCTTAAATTGGTCATTGAGAATTACATACACCAGTAAAGACAGAATGCAACAGGCAACAACACTTCATCCTTTTAATACTTTTTGGTGTAGCcacttatattttttttaacaacaacatttaatgCAGCATTAGTAAGTGGGATCAAAGGGGTTTCTCACTCTTGAAATTAGTAAGAGAAGTTCAATGAAAGAAACAGGTAAAAGAGAGTCTAAATAAGGAGCAAGATTGCCCCAAGGCAATTTTGGTGGTTGATCAAGTTACCAAATATTTTGTGTCATAactctgtttagattatttttttaaatgtttaaaaggtACTTGATTTAAGGTTATTTTTTCATTCACTAATACCTTTAGTAATTCTGTGTAATATTACCAAGTTGTGGTCCTTTACGGAACTAAACTTCACAAATATCCATTTAATACCAGCCAAGAATAAAGTGTCTCTTTTTCTACAGTTAACCTGTTCACTGTCAGGATATGAGGCAACGTTAAACATTTTTAGTACCAgtcaaaataatgattttgttGTCGTATCTTAACAATTCCTTTCACAACATGTTAATAGTAGGAAAAGGCAGATACTGTGGAAAGAACTTAAAAATCATCTATAGACTTAGCATTTGCTTTAAGCTTTTAGAATACTGGTATCTATATTAGGTGTCCAATGAAAGCACTGGAGAAGCAGAGCTACTGAATCCCAGATAAATGGTCCACAGCAGGGACATCACTAGAAATTCATGGTTGCGGGGGCTAAGCCTCGTTTTGGCTTagcatactccccaaaacatattttcatcatgtatttttagagtaacaacggGTGTAATATCTATTCAAATAAGGTTCTTTTTGGCTTAAAGTATACCTGTATCATAGTTAGAGACTGATCTAATATGATTTCaattctatccaaataaagaaattacaaaGGAGTCCACTCCATCTCAAAGGAGACCAAATGTCTTTAgtcaactatagtttatagtaaatgaaagtctacatacagtacacattctgtttctaaatgagattttagatttattctgaatcatttcaaaacagatttagtcattagcccattGATCTCGGAACgaagtaaataaaacaaatcataattaaaaaaataaacatttaataaccggatctcccttcctctgaacagaatacgttGCAATACGTGAACTTCAAGCGCCAAAAAACATAAATCTGTGAAACAAGCAAGTTCGCAAACGTGTTCCGTTGAACCGAAGAATTCAACATAATTTATCTCTAAACCCCTAGACCGAAAAGGTTGCGgcgtcataatccccataaaactaGCGGCAAAACGCTAAATATGCTTGTTTCCGGTTCTTTTCGCATTTTCCCCTTACGGTTTGTATTTCGTGTAGACTTACGCCACCTCGCCGTTTTGATAACCGTTTAAATTTCGTCAGAACAAGTAGACGAATGTCAACATGTTTGCTTAAATTACCCATACAAACGTTTACATTCTAATTAGCAACATAGCGTACCTAATGTAAGACTACAATTCCCTTAAGTAACGTGATTTCTAAACTTAGCTAACGTTGACCAGCGCGATCATTCTGAATTCCTTGTGCTGTTCTGTTGAAATGAAGTGTTACATATCTTCTGTCCTCTTTCTATGCTAGTCATTGCCATTAGCGAGCTAGCAGTGCAgtaacaaatacattgttttgttttacttataGAAATATTACCTAGTTAACTTAGTTTGTCGACGTTACTGTCAATTTCAGACCACATGTCATTTTATGGATGAGCATTAAAAGGGCAGAAGACCACAAGTGTGGACATTAGCAGAAGTGCAGCAGAAGTTTATCCTGTTGAGTGTAGCTAACAAAATACAAGACAAAAAACAAGTATTGATAtattatcaataaacattatCCAGGATAATACCTTGGACACCATTATAATTTCCAATGCTGTCATTATTTacattctgaatataattttctgttttcatgtctAGCTTGTATTATATGACCAGATCATATTAGAGGTTTGGGATATTGTGTTATATTGCCAAGCTCATAAATCTGGCCATGCATCTGCACTGGAAATTTTTTTAGCTGTACAACATCAGATGTACATGTGTCAAAAGAACTCACTTAGATAAACCTTGACTTCACCACACAGATTACTTTATTCCCAGCAAACAACTCCAATACCATGACAAGTGATAGAAAAATCCATTGTATTACAAAAGGGTCCTAAACTAGAACAGTACAACTCATAAGGCCCATGTTCCACCTTCCACAACTGCCATCCTTTTATATTCCCTGGTCAACATGGGCACAATAGATTTCTAAATGTGGCTACCCTCCCATGTGCTAATAAGGCATGCAAATGACAAActattgttgaagtctaacacttcccagagttggtttgttggaaaggagaataaaaaaccaggagtcaggtcaattaccgtaccgcatattccgttttattacaaaagcttttggagacaagtgtcgccgcacaatgtctaaacatgaactgtcataacagcattatttatacttcaaacacgcctaaaaagtgggggcgttaaggtagccaagcagtgtgccattggtccaatttatgttctataccttatatgtgtacatgtagcacaagcgtcatatttgggctttatgtcttcagcttgaagttcctcagtatgtgtgtgcattgtcaatctgtgtcctgttccctgtgtgtctgacacacccaagctaaatctacttcctcttcctagcaactgcctaaataagatttcctgtttttctacttgcaactttcagcagACATCCAACAGtctgcttcaatgctcacacaacagtttaacagcttatacattcaatATATCCACACTATATACTCAACACTCAATCCTGTATGGTCTACACTGCAACCAAGCATAAAGGGGAAATACTGCAAAATCAATGGTTTTACACTGTATGGGGTCCAACCCTTGCTTTACTCTCCTGCTGACCCTTCGAAAGGGTCACTGTTTAGTTGTTGGGATAACACAGGAAGTTAACAAACAGACATGGACTGTGAATGGAAAAGGCCATCAACTTCCAACAATGTGCAGTCTGGAGAAGTACTATAACCCTCTGTCCAGAGAACCCACAGAGAGGATCTTCAGTAGTTGAACTGTCTCTGAGGCAGGTTTACAGGCATGGCAGGATTCCTTGAACCTGAGCCAGAACAACTGGTACCCTCCTTGTCTGTACCGGACATTGTTAAAATCCAAGGGAACCCGGGACCTGCAGGCATCCTGGCTGGCACGGTGATGTCTTTAGAGCAGCAGGAGGCTATGGCTTGCAACAGTGGGACAGCGCACCAACCCCTTATTTCACATCATGCAGAGTGGGAGGTTGAGGGCCAGCCATTTAGGATTTATGTTGGGGTGAAACAAATTACTTCACTGCTAAACAGGGTCCTTGGCTCACACTAGATGGGGTGTAAGTCAAATGGCTAGTGGAAAGGCTATTTGCAGCCAGggctgaaagaaaaaagttaaaaaatgaCTACTATATCCTACGAAAATGTTAATAATAGCCTGGTAAAATACATCAACAAAATAACATCAGTTTTGCAAGTAGTGCTTAACTAAATAACTGTAACGTCGACTGCCAGCTGTGGTGGTATGCATCATTTCACCGGTGGGCTAGTTATCTTTCTGGTTGTAATCCAGTTCCTCGACGCGTTGAGTTAACTGGCACACACGGGAAATGATATATACAAGCATAGTTAACGTTCACATTCACATAATACCAATTTTCCCGAAACTCGAAACAATAGCAGGCCAGGGCATgttcatatttatatacatgGTCTGGTGGAAAACCTAATTCCATTCTGAACATCATGAATATCTTGTAAATAATAAAGGTAGCTAATGTTTTACCACAAATGATACTAAATGCTGTTTGCTGCTAACATTTTATAGTATTGTACCTTAAAACACATGGCAACAGCGACGCCTGTATCTCGGTAGAAAAACGATAAAAGATAAACTTGTTATCAGCCAATCAATTATGAAAATGAGAAACCAAGGctaatttggagaaaaaaagctCAACAACCACACTATATTCTTGCTGTTCACATTCTTTGGGAAATGTGGACGGTTTCCAGCTACCACAGGCTGCTCTTGGTGATGACTTCGAACGTGAGTGTAGTTCATTGAGATAGCCACATTAGCGGTTAATTAGCTTTCCTTCGTTTTTGTCTAAATCTAggcaaatatattgatataagTCCCCTTGTCTTATATATTTACTCAGTTATCAAAACGGCAAGGTGGTGTAATCCTACgcgaaacacagaccttatttgaactGGATCTAAAAGTCCACTATGGGAAAAATGAATGGGTAAAACAGATAATAGAACAGTATTTGGGCTGATGTCATAGACCCCCTATAAATCAAAATAGAGCAATTTAACAGCCATCCTACCAGGGTCCTGTTCTAAACAATCTACAGTACAAACACGGTAGAAGTGGCATTTCAGTTCTTATGACAGTTACATTtccttaataatatataaatagccACTATCATGCATAGCATAATAAATGAAATTACtgtacttttcagaatattaacaaaaaaatcGATTTGAAATAGTTTCAATAACTTATTAAATGAAGAGTAAAAAATGGCTATGCTCTAATGTAGGAAGATACAGGATGGTActttaaatacagtgcaaatgtatatttctcGAGTTCCATAGATAACAATTAAATGtggttttaaattaaaatacgTAATTTAATTTCATTGTAGAAATCACTTTAAGTAACAGTACGCTAAACGGAGCAAGCTAGCTCACTGAATTTGGTATGCTAACAGAAGCACTGTAATCGGAGGACGTAAGTAGGTGCAACTACTACTTTTTTGTGGACAAAGACTACCCAACATCGCCATCTGCTGAATATATAAAGAAAGATGGATTATAGTTAGAAAggaattagccattttccctccccggtgtcatttGACTTgtaagtgttacaaggtctcaggtgtgaatggggagcaggtgtgttaaatttggtgttatcgctctcacactctctcatactggtcactggaagttcaacatggcacctcatggcaaagaactctctgaggatcggaaaaaaattaattgttgctctacataaagatggcctatgctataagaagattgtcaagaccctgaaactaagCTGCAGCACGATGGCGAAGACCATACTGCGGTTTaaaaggacaggttccactcagaacaggccttgccatggtcgaccaaagaagttgggtgcacatgctcagcgtcatatccagaggttgtctttgggaaatagacatgagtgctgccagcattgctgcagaggttgaaggggtggggggtcagcctgtcagggtgcatacgctgcacactgcatcaaaacaATTGGTCTGGATGGCTGTCGTCCCGGAAGGAAGCcacttctaaagatgatgcaaaagatagcccacaaacagtttgctgaagccaagcagactaaggacatggatttctggaaccatgtcctgtggtctgatgagaccaagataaacgtctttggttcagatggtgccAAGCGTGTGTCGGCAACCCAGGAGtataaagacaagtgtgtcttgcctacagtcaagcatggtggtgggaatgttatggtctggggctgcatgagtgctgccggcactggggagctacagttcattgagggaaccatgaatgccaacatgtactgtgacatactgaagcagagcatgatccccttccttcggagactgggccgcagggcattattccaacatgataacgaccccaaacacacctccaagacgaccaatgccttgctaaagaagctgagggtaaaggtgatggactggccaagaatgtctccagacctaaaccctattcaggatttgtggggcatcctcaaacggaaggtggaggagtgcaaggtct
Encoded here:
- the tac1 gene encoding protachykinin-1; this translates as MKLLLPIVIAFLAIAQVFCEEIGPKEDLDYWTNNEITDEWLSSDPFREILRRMTRKPRPHQFFGLMGKRSSANAQITRKRHKINSFVGLMGKRSRDEPDSHEWRALQNYDKRR